The Oceanivirga salmonicida genome includes the window TTAATTTTGCAGGCCAGTTTGATGATCTTTGTTTATCTGCTAAATAAACATTTTCATTTGTTATAATTACACCTAAGAAATTGATTTCTTTTCCATGTTTTTTATATAATTCTTCAATTACACCATTATTCAAATGAACATAAGTAGGATTTTTGTCACATGCTGATACACAGTTACCACTAACTATTGCTCCATCCATTATTTCTGTTGGATAAAGAAAGATCATCAAACTGGACAGCAAAATTAACTAAATATTTAGGTTTAGATGCTGTTATAGTTTCACAAGAAGGATTTGGAAACCCAGACACTGATTTAATAATGAACTGTAAAAAAATTGAAAATGAAGGTGTAAAAACTGTTATT containing:
- a CDS encoding glycine/sarcosine/betaine reductase component B subunit, with protein sequence MDGAIVSGNCVSACDKNPTYVHLNNGVIEELYKKHGKEINFLGVIITNENVYLADKQRSSNWPAKLTKYLGLDAVIVSLE
- a CDS encoding glycine/sarcosine/betaine reductase component B subunit; this encodes MDKERSSNWTAKLTKYLGLDAVIVSQEGFGNPDTDLIMNCKKIENEGVKTVIVTDEYAGQDGASQSLADEDAKACILYTSPSPRDTR